A single Coffea eugenioides isolate CCC68of unplaced genomic scaffold, Ceug_1.0 ScVebR1_3258;HRSCAF=4441, whole genome shotgun sequence DNA region contains:
- the LOC113757713 gene encoding zinc finger protein VAR3, chloroplastic-like isoform X2: protein MGGASRLIMLLTTPFPPFLHQPSLIFLRPITRCLSTSTTSRRLTLSSPYSHTQRRLLLPTTKSCSRQLHAQPRNAPSISPYKAASAASNHPWPEWSNLINKLFFSQEKLSPGADDQKVHREDAFVVYELKELSEEFIRCASLCLAFSRAHPNLLGLLSRKDIEVIVSNGTPFLFKSALDTARKMRVYLGIEGSNVLESDKPNMVDIMKYILSYASNPSVSSEENNLYSRELIESSVRNLLSQMTELSFADPAIEVPASEQYQLHGGNEQTARPLRQNVEMKRGDWICPKCSFMNFARNFECLECEEPRPKKQLTGKEWQCPQCNFFNYGRNLVCLRCDCKRPRIAAANNVHSMSELGHMDIRLEESEEKAKHWFNKVSELENASDLSNVAVDEDFPEIMPPRKGENRFVVSTRKTPLERRQANSQRQNLLGNHGIAEGNASQSPGGNMALDSSIRKSLDQILGHSSPVSRMADQSIATEENLETNSSASLPLSSPMEYQQCQQSNSSYVPSTSLSRDVFSEQDQKLKSQVGKHVDISDIVSSGDSPQSDAVARKSGDDKIFSKPENQNDSQNKEQAEKSEKWFQRVAELHNVKDLPSAISDEDFPELMPMCKGENRFVVSKKKDRSLTSPAYKRQVAAEQAGNPQFVPFVPFPPGYFARNDTPTSDEINSSTKPLTETSSSSTIAKNSPQKLEEVGPKFSEENAVQETGSQVRTSGGWSPKVSGDQGAVLVGNSSQNPNTRSSEITTNKNLGSGYSRGENTLHTTNLAGGSSQLSNQNARAGWTGKSLEGSAVKEPDPLDMSEEAKTERWFRRVAQIKDISELSQIPDEDFPSIMPMRKGVNRFVVSKRKTPLERRLTSPQYRRNLPTVSSDPVKKDNDTK from the exons ATGGGCGGCGCTTCGAGGTTGATAATGCTTCTTACCACTCCATTCCCTCCTTTCCTCCACCAACCCTCCCTTATTTTCCTCCGTCCCATCACCCGCTGCCTCTCCACCTCCACCACCAGTCGCCGCCTCACTCTTTCTTCTCCCTACAGCCACACACAGCGCCGCCTTCTCCTCCCCACAACAAAATCCTGCAGCCGGCAGCTCCACGCCCAACCCCGCAATGCCCCCTCCATTTCGCCTTATAAAGCTGCCTCTGCCGCCTCCAACCACCCGTGGCCGGAGTGGTCCAATTTAATTAATAAACTCTTTTTCTCCCAGGAGAAGCTATCCCCTGGAGCTGATGACCAGAAAGTACACCGTGAAGACGCCTTCGTGGTTTATGAACTGAAGGAATTATCCGAAGAATTTATTCGTTGTGCTTCTCTTTGCTTAGCTTTCTCCCGGGCACACCCCAATCTTCTAGG GTTGTTGTCCAGGAAGGATATTGAAGTGATTGTATCAAATGGGACACCATTTCTATTTAAATCTGCTCTTGATACTGCCAGGAAAATGAGGGTATATTTGGGTATCGAAGGAAGCAAT GTGTTGGAGTCTGATAAGCCAAACATGGTTGACATTATGAAATATATATTGAGTTATGCAAGCAATCCCTCTGTTTCGTCAGAAGAGAACAATCTCTACAGCAGAGAACTAATTGAATCATCTGTTAGGAATCTGCTTTCCCAGATGACTGAATTGAGTTTTGCAGACCCCGCAATTGAAGTTCCGGCTTCAGAACAATACCAATTGCATGGTGGAAATGAACAAACTGCAAGGCCTCTGAGACAAAATGTTGAAATGAAGAGGGGTGACTGGATATGCCCAAA GTGCAGTTTCATGAACTTTGCAAGAAACTTTGAATGCCTTGAATGCGAGGAACCTAGGCCAAAGAAGCAATTGACTGGCAAGGAATGGCAATGTCCTCA GTGCAATTTCTTTAATTACGGAAGGAATTTGGTTTGCTTGAGATGCGACTGCAAAAGACCTAGGATAGCTGCAGCTAATAACGTACACTCCATGTCGGAGTTGGGACACATGGACATCAGATTAGAGGAGAGTGAAGAGAAGGCAAAACACTGGTTTAATAAGGTTTCTGAGCTGGAAAATGCCTCTGATTTGAGCAATGTGGCTGTTGATGAAGATTTTCCAGAAATCATGCCCCCTAGAAAAGGAGAAAATAGATTTGTTGTAAGCACAAGGAAGACTCCTTTAGAGAGAAGACAGGCCAACTCTCAACGTCAAAACCTTTTGGGTAATCATGGGATTGCAGAAGGTAATGCTTCTCAATCTCCTGGCGGTAACATGGCCCTGGACTCATCAATCAGGAAGAGTTTGGACCAGATTCTTGGTCACTCATCCCCTGTTTCTAGAATGGCTGACCAGAGTATTGCGACTGAAGAGAATCTTGAAACTAATTCTTCTGCCTCGCTTCCTTTGTCTAGTCCTATGGAATACCAACAATGTCAGCAGAGCAATTCCAGTTATGTTCCTTCTACGTCGTTATCACGAGACGTGTTTTCTGAACAAGATCAGAAGTTGAAGTCACAAGTTGGCAAACATGTAGACATTTCTGATATTGTCTCATCAGGGGATAGTCCTCAAAGTGATGCAGTTGCTAGGAAGTCGGGTGACGATAAAATCTTTAGCAAACCGGAAAATCAAAATGATAGCCAAAACAAAGAGCAAGCTGAAAAGTCAGAAAAATGGTTTCAGAGAGTGGCGGAGCTGCACAACGTTAAAGACTTGCCAAGTGCAATTTCAGATGAAGACTTCCCAGAGCTTATGCCAATGTGTAAAGGAGAAAATCGTTTTGTGGTTAGCAAGAAGAAAGATCGTTCTTTAACTTCTCCAGCATACAAGAGACAGGTGGCTGCAGAGCAGGCAGGCAATCCACAGTTTGTACCCTTTGTTCCATTTCCTCCTGGATACTTTGCAAGAAATGATACGCCAACATCAGATGAGATAAACTCATCGACAAAACCGTTGACTGAAACTTCATCAAGTTCCACAATAGCGAAGAATTCTCCTCAGAAATTGGAAGAAGTAGGACCTAAGTTTTCTGAGGAGAATGCTGTACAAGAAACAGGGAGTCAAGTAAGAACTTCTGGAGGCTGGAGTCCAAAAGTCTCAGGGGACCAGGGCGCTGTTCTGGTTGGGAACTCGAGTCAAAACCCCAATACCCGCAGTTCTGAG ATAACAACAAATAAAAATCTGGGCAGCGGATATTCTAGAGGAGAAAATACATTGCACACAACGAATTTGGCTGGAGGTTCATCACAGTTGTCTAATCAGAATGCTAGAGCTGGCTGGACTGGGAAAAGCTTGGAGGGATCAGCTGTGAAGGAACCAGATCCTTTAGACATGTCAGAAGAGGCCAAAACAGAAAGATGGTTTCGGCGTGTCGCTCAGATAAAGGACATTTCTGAGCTGAGCCAGATACCTGATGAAGACTTTCCATCAATAATGCCCATGAGGAAAGGGGTAAACAGGTTTGTAGTGAGCAAGAGGAAGACACCATTAGAGAGGAGGTTGACATCTCCTCAATATAGAAGAAACCTTCCAACTGTGAGCTCGGACCCTGTAAAAAAGGATAATGACACTAAATGA
- the LOC113757713 gene encoding zinc finger protein VAR3, chloroplastic-like isoform X1, giving the protein MGGASRLIMLLTTPFPPFLHQPSLIFLRPITRCLSTSTTSRRLTLSSPYSHTQRRLLLPTTKSCSRQLHAQPRNAPSISPYKAASAASNHPWPEWSNLINKLFFSQEKLSPGADDQKVHREDAFVVYELKELSEEFIRCASLCLAFSRAHPNLLGLLSRKDIEVIVSNGTPFLFKSALDTARKMRVYLGIEGSNVLESDKPNMVDIMKYILSYASNPSVSSEENNLYSRELIESSVRNLLSQMTELSFADPAIEVPASEQYQLHGGNEQTARPLRQNVEMKRGDWICPKCSFMNFARNFECLECEEPRPKKQLTGKEWQCPQCNFFNYGRNLVCLRCDCKRPRIAAANNVHSMSELGHMDIRLEESEEKAKHWFNKVSELENASDLSNVAVDEDFPEIMPPRKGENRFVVSTRKTPLERRQANSQRQNLLGNHGIAEGNASQSPGGNMALDSSIRKSLDQILGHSSPVSRMADQSIATEENLETNSSASLPLSSPMEYQQCQQSNSSYVPSTSLSRDVFSEQDQKLKSQVGKHVDISDIVSSGDSPQSDAVARKSGDDKIFSKPENQNDSQNKEQAEKSEKWFQRVAELHNVKDLPSAISDEDFPELMPMCKGENRFVVSKKKDRSLTSPAYKRQVAAEQAGNPQFVPFVPFPPGYFARNDTPTSDEINSSTKPLTETSSSSTIAKNSPQKLEEVGPKFSEENAVQETGSQVRTSGGWSPKVSGDQGAVLVGNSSQNPNTRSSEITTNKNLGSGYSSSSEITTNKNLGSGYSRGENTLHTTNLAGGSSQLSNQNARAGWTGKSLEGSAVKEPDPLDMSEEAKTERWFRRVAQIKDISELSQIPDEDFPSIMPMRKGVNRFVVSKRKTPLERRLTSPQYRRNLPTVSSDPVKKDNDTK; this is encoded by the exons ATGGGCGGCGCTTCGAGGTTGATAATGCTTCTTACCACTCCATTCCCTCCTTTCCTCCACCAACCCTCCCTTATTTTCCTCCGTCCCATCACCCGCTGCCTCTCCACCTCCACCACCAGTCGCCGCCTCACTCTTTCTTCTCCCTACAGCCACACACAGCGCCGCCTTCTCCTCCCCACAACAAAATCCTGCAGCCGGCAGCTCCACGCCCAACCCCGCAATGCCCCCTCCATTTCGCCTTATAAAGCTGCCTCTGCCGCCTCCAACCACCCGTGGCCGGAGTGGTCCAATTTAATTAATAAACTCTTTTTCTCCCAGGAGAAGCTATCCCCTGGAGCTGATGACCAGAAAGTACACCGTGAAGACGCCTTCGTGGTTTATGAACTGAAGGAATTATCCGAAGAATTTATTCGTTGTGCTTCTCTTTGCTTAGCTTTCTCCCGGGCACACCCCAATCTTCTAGG GTTGTTGTCCAGGAAGGATATTGAAGTGATTGTATCAAATGGGACACCATTTCTATTTAAATCTGCTCTTGATACTGCCAGGAAAATGAGGGTATATTTGGGTATCGAAGGAAGCAAT GTGTTGGAGTCTGATAAGCCAAACATGGTTGACATTATGAAATATATATTGAGTTATGCAAGCAATCCCTCTGTTTCGTCAGAAGAGAACAATCTCTACAGCAGAGAACTAATTGAATCATCTGTTAGGAATCTGCTTTCCCAGATGACTGAATTGAGTTTTGCAGACCCCGCAATTGAAGTTCCGGCTTCAGAACAATACCAATTGCATGGTGGAAATGAACAAACTGCAAGGCCTCTGAGACAAAATGTTGAAATGAAGAGGGGTGACTGGATATGCCCAAA GTGCAGTTTCATGAACTTTGCAAGAAACTTTGAATGCCTTGAATGCGAGGAACCTAGGCCAAAGAAGCAATTGACTGGCAAGGAATGGCAATGTCCTCA GTGCAATTTCTTTAATTACGGAAGGAATTTGGTTTGCTTGAGATGCGACTGCAAAAGACCTAGGATAGCTGCAGCTAATAACGTACACTCCATGTCGGAGTTGGGACACATGGACATCAGATTAGAGGAGAGTGAAGAGAAGGCAAAACACTGGTTTAATAAGGTTTCTGAGCTGGAAAATGCCTCTGATTTGAGCAATGTGGCTGTTGATGAAGATTTTCCAGAAATCATGCCCCCTAGAAAAGGAGAAAATAGATTTGTTGTAAGCACAAGGAAGACTCCTTTAGAGAGAAGACAGGCCAACTCTCAACGTCAAAACCTTTTGGGTAATCATGGGATTGCAGAAGGTAATGCTTCTCAATCTCCTGGCGGTAACATGGCCCTGGACTCATCAATCAGGAAGAGTTTGGACCAGATTCTTGGTCACTCATCCCCTGTTTCTAGAATGGCTGACCAGAGTATTGCGACTGAAGAGAATCTTGAAACTAATTCTTCTGCCTCGCTTCCTTTGTCTAGTCCTATGGAATACCAACAATGTCAGCAGAGCAATTCCAGTTATGTTCCTTCTACGTCGTTATCACGAGACGTGTTTTCTGAACAAGATCAGAAGTTGAAGTCACAAGTTGGCAAACATGTAGACATTTCTGATATTGTCTCATCAGGGGATAGTCCTCAAAGTGATGCAGTTGCTAGGAAGTCGGGTGACGATAAAATCTTTAGCAAACCGGAAAATCAAAATGATAGCCAAAACAAAGAGCAAGCTGAAAAGTCAGAAAAATGGTTTCAGAGAGTGGCGGAGCTGCACAACGTTAAAGACTTGCCAAGTGCAATTTCAGATGAAGACTTCCCAGAGCTTATGCCAATGTGTAAAGGAGAAAATCGTTTTGTGGTTAGCAAGAAGAAAGATCGTTCTTTAACTTCTCCAGCATACAAGAGACAGGTGGCTGCAGAGCAGGCAGGCAATCCACAGTTTGTACCCTTTGTTCCATTTCCTCCTGGATACTTTGCAAGAAATGATACGCCAACATCAGATGAGATAAACTCATCGACAAAACCGTTGACTGAAACTTCATCAAGTTCCACAATAGCGAAGAATTCTCCTCAGAAATTGGAAGAAGTAGGACCTAAGTTTTCTGAGGAGAATGCTGTACAAGAAACAGGGAGTCAAGTAAGAACTTCTGGAGGCTGGAGTCCAAAAGTCTCAGGGGACCAGGGCGCTGTTCTGGTTGGGAACTCGAGTCAAAACCCCAATACCCGCAGTTCTGAGATAACAACAAATAAAAATCTGGGCAGCGGATATTCTAGCAGTTCTGAGATAACAACAAATAAAAATCTGGGCAGCGGATATTCTAGAGGAGAAAATACATTGCACACAACGAATTTGGCTGGAGGTTCATCACAGTTGTCTAATCAGAATGCTAGAGCTGGCTGGACTGGGAAAAGCTTGGAGGGATCAGCTGTGAAGGAACCAGATCCTTTAGACATGTCAGAAGAGGCCAAAACAGAAAGATGGTTTCGGCGTGTCGCTCAGATAAAGGACATTTCTGAGCTGAGCCAGATACCTGATGAAGACTTTCCATCAATAATGCCCATGAGGAAAGGGGTAAACAGGTTTGTAGTGAGCAAGAGGAAGACACCATTAGAGAGGAGGTTGACATCTCCTCAATATAGAAGAAACCTTCCAACTGTGAGCTCGGACCCTGTAAAAAAGGATAATGACACTAAATGA